TACTTCGTGCCTTTCATCATAATGTGGTTGCCATTCAAAAGAAAAATAAGGTTCTCTCTGAGGTATATAACATCTCCTTAAAAACGCAAGGAGATCTTAGTCTTTCCGAACAACTTGCCGATATTTGTAATACTACAATTTCATTTTTAAACCTCGATATATCTGGAATATGGCTTATGAAAAAAAATGGAAGCCTTAAGCTTACAGGAGGAACAAAAAATATCCCCCCTTCCCTTCCCGAAAAAATAAAGATCGGAGAGGGGATTATAGGAAGAACTGCTTTGAAAAAAGAGCCATTGATTATAAATGACCTGTTAAAATGGGATTCTCTTCAATTTAAGGATGGACCATCCTCCTACATAGGAATTCCACTTATTGTTGACAATGAAATGCTTGGGGTATTTGCTTGTGCTTCATCATATCCAAAGGAGTTTAAAGAGGAAGATTATCTAAAATTTCTCCTTCTTATTGCCTGTAGAACCTCTTTGTCTATAAAAAATGCCTATCTTAACGAGGAGATAAAGAGAATGACCATTACAGATGAGCTAACCGGTCTTTATAACTACAAGTATTTCATTGAAACCCTGAAAAAGGAACTCCACAAAGCAGAGAGACTTTCTTGTCCCTTCTCTTTGCTTATGATAGATATAGATAATTTTAAAGACTTCAATGAAAAATATGGACATCATATGGGAAATCAGATACTTTGTGCTTTAGCCCTTAATCTTACAGGTTCTTTAAGGGAAGAGGATTTCCTTGCAAGATTTGGGGAGGAAGAATTTGTCATTATCCTTCCCTCGGCAGATAAGGAGGAGGGAATAATGGTTTCTGAAAGGATAAGAAAATGTATAAGCGAAGCCGTGCTTATTGAGAATACAGAGTCTATTACTGTAAGCATTGGAGTTTCATCATTTCCGCAGGATGGAAAGAAATTTGATGAAATTCTTCTCTGTGCAGACAAGGCTATGACCATGGCAAAGGAAAAAGGAGGAAATAGGACTATTGCATGGAATGGAAAAAATAATAAAATTTCCCTCTAGAATATTCATCATCGCAAACCGAATAAGATGGTTTGTTCTTATTTTAACCATCCTTGTCCTTCAGATAAAATACCCCGATTGGACAAATAAACCAAACCTTTTCCTCTCCATCATTCTCCTTACCATATATAACATTATAGCAAGAATCCTTATCTTAAAGAAAGAATGGGAAAATATAGCTTATGCTGAAAGCACCCTGGATGTAGTTTTTATAAGCTCTATTATCTTAGGAACTGGGACAACAAAAAGCCCATTTTTTCTCTTCTTTCTATTTCCTATTATCTTTTCAGCTTGCTACTATAGACCAACCACATCCTTTGGCCTTACCTTTGGAATATCCCTCCTTTATCTTTTAATCTTTCTTTTAAACAAGGGAGAATGGGTCTTTTTTCTTATAAGAATTCCTATATTCTTTGGAATCTGGACAATCTCGTCCTATATTGCCAAAGAACTAAGATTTGCCCAGAGAGAGGTTGAATATGAAACAAGAAGGGCAGCAATGTTACAGGAAGAGATGCGTAAAAGGCAGGAAAGGATTGAGGAAGAAAGAAAAGAGCTTGAACAACTCTATAATATTTCCTTAAAAGTAGATAGAACCCAAAATCTAGGAGAAGCATTTTCTTCCATAATCTCTGCCTTTTCTTCATACCTTAAGACAGAGATTAGTCTTATTGCGAGAAAAGAAAAAGGAAGGCTTAGGGTGATTGCGGGTGATAACCTTATTGGAGAATCTGAAAAGACAAGGGAGTGTATGAATGAGATAATGGAAAGTGGAAAGCCTTTGGTTTTGGGAAATATTGGCAGGGAGAAAAGAGAATCCCTTATCCCATATCAAAGAATGGGGATTGTCTCCCTTATTATCTTTCCCCTTATTATAAAAGGAGAAAGGATTGGTGTTTTAATGGGAGGGTGGAAGAAAGAAAGAAAATTTAGCCCTGAAGAACAAAGGTTCTCAACAATCATAGCCAGCATAACCTCCTTGATTATAGAAAACTTTAATCTTTCAGGAGAGATAGAGAGGCTTCTTATCGTAGATAAAGTAACCAGCCTCTTTAACTACTATTATTTTGAAGAGGCAATAAGAAGGGAGATAGAGAGGGCAAGGATGCTTAATGATCTATTCTCTGTTTTAATTGTTAAAATAGAGGGTGAAATAAAAGATCCCTCTCTTTTAGAAAGGCTCGGGCTTGTCCTTAATTTCCAAACCAGAAAGGAAGACCTTGTGGCAATGAAGGATGAGAAATTCTATCTCCTTGTCCATAGAATAGGCCAAAAAGAGGCTTTTGCTGTTTCTAATAGGATAAGAAGAGAGGTTTT
This portion of the bacterium genome encodes:
- a CDS encoding sensor domain-containing diguanylate cyclase, whose translation is MKEIIFCEKALEISYKARWLFLTFVLLGLQLVPFPSENWPNIYLLLVISLIYNISTRFLNFPEIYERTRNICYAETVMDTMFLIGIIYLTGGHNSPFWIFFIVIIMFSAIYYSPGKTLLITLGISLLYLLISILSGSHFKEMLSILCLKIPVLFAACGLSIFSNQQIKSQGEELEIEKEKIKYLLRAFHHNVVAIQKKNKVLSEVYNISLKTQGDLSLSEQLADICNTTISFLNLDISGIWLMKKNGSLKLTGGTKNIPPSLPEKIKIGEGIIGRTALKKEPLIINDLLKWDSLQFKDGPSSYIGIPLIVDNEMLGVFACASSYPKEFKEEDYLKFLLLIACRTSLSIKNAYLNEEIKRMTITDELTGLYNYKYFIETLKKELHKAERLSCPFSLLMIDIDNFKDFNEKYGHHMGNQILCALALNLTGSLREEDFLARFGEEEFVIILPSADKEEGIMVSERIRKCISEAVLIENTESITVSIGVSSFPQDGKKFDEILLCADKAMTMAKEKGGNRTIAWNGKNNKISL
- a CDS encoding GAF domain-containing protein, which gives rise to MEKIIKFPSRIFIIANRIRWFVLILTILVLQIKYPDWTNKPNLFLSIILLTIYNIIARILILKKEWENIAYAESTLDVVFISSIILGTGTTKSPFFLFFLFPIIFSACYYRPTTSFGLTFGISLLYLLIFLLNKGEWVFFLIRIPIFFGIWTISSYIAKELRFAQREVEYETRRAAMLQEEMRKRQERIEEERKELEQLYNISLKVDRTQNLGEAFSSIISAFSSYLKTEISLIARKEKGRLRVIAGDNLIGESEKTRECMNEIMESGKPLVLGNIGREKRESLIPYQRMGIVSLIIFPLIIKGERIGVLMGGWKKERKFSPEEQRFSTIIASITSLIIENFNLSGEIERLLIVDKVTSLFNYYYFEEAIRREIERARMLNDLFSVLIVKIEGEIKDPSLLERLGLVLNFQTRKEDLVAMKDEKFYLLVHRIGQKEAFAVSNRIRREVLRQINIPIIIGSASFHSSIINHTELLSNAFSALKEAELKESRIVTK